The uncultured Desulfobulbus sp. genome window below encodes:
- a CDS encoding nucleoside recognition domain-containing protein, which translates to MNGILLVMVSLAFVFAGWHQLIWVPVGDAAAPMELLSKSMIDAAGGAVDLAIGLVGVMTLFMGLMKVAEAGGMLRIVARLIRPLMVRLFPDVPAEHPAMGAMILNLSANALGLGNAATPFGIRAMQELEKLNSRPGTATNAMVQFLAINTSSVTLLPTGVIALRAAAGSIDPAAILPTTLCATIGSTTVAILAAKLYSRLSPAPPPLDSQEITPHEEADTSELSEPESPYPLWVSIVAMACLAGLVPLAVLYGQAFSPWIIPGLMVFFLGFGAMRRVPVYETMVEGGREGFQVALRIIPYMVVILVAVAMLRASGVLDLLVGALGQFTTPLGLPAEALPMALLRPLSGSGAYAVLASLIQDPAIGPDSYTGILISTLQGSTETTFYVLAVYFGAVQVKRIRHAMAAALTADLAGVIFAVLACLFLLR; encoded by the coding sequence ATGAACGGGATTCTTCTGGTCATGGTCAGCCTGGCCTTTGTCTTTGCCGGTTGGCACCAGCTGATCTGGGTACCGGTGGGCGATGCGGCGGCCCCCATGGAGCTTCTGTCCAAGTCCATGATCGATGCGGCCGGAGGTGCGGTTGACCTAGCCATAGGCCTGGTAGGGGTGATGACCCTGTTCATGGGATTGATGAAGGTGGCCGAAGCCGGTGGCATGCTCCGCATCGTCGCCCGCCTGATCAGGCCGCTGATGGTGCGGTTGTTTCCCGATGTCCCTGCAGAACACCCTGCCATGGGAGCGATGATCCTTAACCTCTCGGCCAACGCGCTAGGACTTGGCAATGCCGCCACCCCCTTTGGCATTCGCGCCATGCAGGAGCTGGAGAAGCTCAACAGCCGGCCGGGAACTGCCACCAATGCCATGGTCCAGTTTCTGGCTATCAACACCTCCTCGGTCACCCTGCTGCCCACGGGCGTTATCGCTCTGCGGGCCGCTGCGGGTTCAATTGATCCCGCGGCTATTTTGCCAACTACCCTCTGCGCCACCATCGGTTCCACCACTGTGGCGATTCTTGCCGCCAAACTCTACAGTCGCCTCTCCCCTGCCCCGCCTCCGCTTGATTCCCAGGAAATCACTCCGCATGAGGAGGCAGACACAAGCGAGCTCAGCGAACCGGAGTCTCCCTATCCCCTCTGGGTAAGCATTGTTGCCATGGCCTGCCTGGCGGGACTGGTCCCTCTGGCGGTGCTCTATGGGCAGGCTTTCTCCCCCTGGATTATCCCCGGGTTGATGGTCTTTTTTCTGGGCTTTGGTGCAATGCGCCGGGTACCGGTCTATGAAACCATGGTCGAAGGTGGCCGCGAAGGATTTCAGGTGGCGCTACGCATCATCCCCTATATGGTGGTCATTTTAGTTGCAGTGGCCATGCTGCGGGCAAGCGGCGTACTGGATCTTTTGGTCGGTGCATTGGGCCAGTTCACCACACCGTTGGGCTTGCCTGCCGAGGCCCTGCCCATGGCCCTCTTGCGCCCTCTTTCAGGCTCCGGAGCCTATGCTGTCCTGGCCTCGCTGATTCAGGATCCCGCCATCGGTCCGGACAGTTACACCGGTATTTTGATCTCCACCCTCCAGGGGTCGACCGAAACCACCTTCTATGTGCTGGCGGTCTACTTTGGGGCGGTCCAGGTCAAACGCATTCGCCACGCCATGGCAGCCGCCCTGACTGCGGATCTGGCCGGGGTTATCTTTGCCGTGCTCGCCTGTTTGTTTCTGCTGAGGTAG
- a CDS encoding carbon-nitrogen hydrolase: MKTLTVGLVQQCCSDDRAANLEKSSQGIREAKQKGAQLVVLQELHCGPYFCQTEDTSCFDLAEPIPGPASEYFGALAQELDIVIVTSLFERRAPGLYHNTAVVMERDGTIAGRYRKMHIPDDPGYYEKFYFTPGDLGFTPIDTSVGRLGVLICWDQWYPEAARLMAMAGAEMLIYPTAIGYDPQDPEDERLRQREAWITIQRSHAVANGIPVISVNRVGFEADPSGVGAGAQFWGNSFVAGCQGELVVEADTENEQVLVVELDRKRSEDVRRIWPYLRDRRIDAYGDLTLRYRD; this comes from the coding sequence ATGAAGACACTGACCGTTGGTCTGGTGCAACAGTGCTGCTCGGATGATCGAGCAGCAAATCTTGAGAAAAGCAGTCAGGGTATCCGTGAGGCCAAGCAAAAAGGGGCACAGCTTGTGGTCTTGCAGGAACTGCACTGCGGTCCCTACTTCTGCCAAACCGAAGACACCTCCTGCTTTGATCTGGCGGAGCCCATTCCCGGCCCTGCAAGCGAATATTTCGGTGCCCTGGCCCAAGAACTGGATATCGTCATCGTCACCTCACTTTTTGAGCGGCGCGCTCCCGGATTGTATCATAACACGGCCGTGGTCATGGAGCGTGACGGTACCATTGCCGGGCGCTATCGCAAGATGCACATCCCCGATGATCCTGGGTACTACGAAAAATTCTATTTCACTCCCGGAGATCTGGGGTTTACCCCCATCGATACCTCAGTGGGACGCTTGGGTGTGCTCATCTGCTGGGATCAGTGGTATCCCGAGGCGGCCCGTCTTATGGCCATGGCTGGAGCGGAGATGCTGATCTATCCCACCGCGATTGGCTATGATCCACAAGATCCCGAAGATGAGCGACTCCGTCAGCGCGAGGCCTGGATCACCATTCAGCGATCCCATGCTGTGGCCAATGGCATCCCGGTAATCAGTGTCAATCGCGTGGGTTTTGAGGCGGATCCCAGTGGTGTGGGGGCCGGAGCGCAGTTCTGGGGCAACAGCTTTGTCGCCGGCTGCCAGGGGGAGCTGGTGGTGGAGGCGGACACGGAAAACGAGCAGGTGCTGGTGGTGGAACTGGACCGTAAACGAAGCGAAGATGTACGTCGCATCTGGCCCTACCTGCGCGATCGGCGTATTGATGCCTATGGTGATCTGACTCTTCGCTACAGAGATTAA
- a CDS encoding agmatine deiminase family protein, which yields MKRRLPAEWEPQDGILLSWPHRDTDWAPYLQHVWQVFLEITQTISRFEQVVIVTPDPHLVQDQLCQAGIQPAPITLVQVATNDTWTRDFGPITVLEDAHPCLLDFGFNGWGLKFAADLDNQITAHLAAEGLWGKTPLQVPGLILEGGSIESDGAGTLLTTSECLLGPNRNPHLNKAQLEQALSHHLGISHFLWLDHGFLAGDDTDSHIDTLARLCPKETILYVRCPDQTDSHYGALQQMEAELQKLKTPKGQPYRLVPLPWPRPCYHEDGHRLPATYANFLIINGAVLVPTYDDPQDQIALATIAQVFPDREIIGIDCRPLILQHGSLHCVTMQLPRGVLS from the coding sequence ATGAAACGACGCCTCCCCGCCGAATGGGAACCTCAGGATGGAATTCTGCTCTCGTGGCCCCATCGGGACACAGATTGGGCTCCCTACTTACAACATGTTTGGCAAGTTTTTCTTGAAATTACCCAAACGATCAGCCGCTTTGAACAGGTGGTGATTGTTACTCCCGATCCCCACTTGGTTCAGGATCAGCTGTGTCAGGCCGGCATACAACCTGCCCCTATTACCCTGGTTCAAGTAGCAACCAATGACACCTGGACGCGGGATTTTGGCCCGATCACGGTCCTGGAAGATGCACACCCCTGTCTCCTTGATTTTGGTTTTAATGGCTGGGGCCTCAAATTTGCTGCCGATCTTGACAATCAGATAACCGCTCATCTGGCAGCTGAAGGTCTTTGGGGAAAGACGCCCTTGCAGGTCCCTGGGCTCATTCTTGAAGGAGGCAGTATTGAATCCGACGGTGCAGGTACACTCCTGACCACCAGTGAGTGTCTCCTGGGCCCCAATCGCAATCCCCACCTGAATAAAGCCCAGCTCGAGCAGGCTCTGAGCCACCACCTGGGAATATCTCACTTCCTCTGGCTTGATCATGGTTTTCTCGCCGGCGATGATACCGACTCCCATATCGACACGTTGGCTCGACTCTGCCCCAAAGAAACCATCCTCTATGTGCGCTGCCCAGATCAAACAGATTCCCATTATGGCGCGCTCCAGCAGATGGAAGCAGAGCTTCAGAAACTCAAGACTCCAAAGGGGCAGCCCTACCGGCTTGTCCCCCTGCCCTGGCCCCGCCCCTGTTACCATGAAGACGGGCACCGCTTACCAGCAACCTATGCAAATTTTCTTATTATAAACGGGGCTGTGCTGGTACCCACCTACGACGATCCCCAGGATCAGATTGCGCTTGCGACCATTGCTCAAGTCTTTCCTGATCGTGAAATCATTGGCATCGATTGCCGCCCACTGATTCTTCAGCATGGATCACTCCACTGTGTGACCATGCAACTGCCCCGAGGAGTTCTATCATGA
- a CDS encoding methyltransferase domain-containing protein produces MKKQLLDLLICPNCLPGEYSLVADIVEQNDGDIHTGALKCPQCASLYPIVDGLALLDPQTSEDERQTNKYETDEVVSSYLWSHFSDLLDDENGSQAYATWAGLMQPQSGLSLDAGGAVGRFTFEMSSKCDFSIGFDTSQAFIRAARQLMQERSMVVSLKDEGMLRKETVIRLPDDWRSDRVEFVVANALALPFRRKTFNLFTSLNLVDKVPSPMTHLEEMNRVTRDTNAQFMLSDPFSWSTEAAPKDAWLGGKTEGNFAGKGLANVATMLCKQQGALAPAWEVADPGHVWWKIRTHSNHYELIRSCFVHAKR; encoded by the coding sequence ATGAAGAAGCAACTTCTTGATCTGCTTATCTGCCCCAACTGTTTACCCGGAGAATATTCGCTTGTCGCCGATATCGTTGAACAAAACGATGGTGATATTCATACGGGAGCCTTAAAATGTCCCCAATGCGCTTCTCTGTACCCCATTGTCGATGGCCTGGCCCTGCTTGATCCTCAAACCAGCGAGGATGAGCGGCAAACCAATAAATACGAGACGGATGAAGTCGTTTCTTCTTATCTCTGGAGTCATTTCAGCGACCTGCTGGACGATGAAAACGGTTCCCAGGCCTATGCAACCTGGGCGGGCTTGATGCAACCACAGTCAGGTCTTTCCCTGGATGCCGGTGGTGCTGTGGGGCGCTTTACCTTTGAGATGAGTAGCAAATGCGATTTTTCGATTGGCTTTGATACCTCTCAGGCCTTTATTCGGGCGGCTCGTCAGCTGATGCAGGAACGTTCCATGGTTGTCTCGTTGAAAGACGAGGGGATGCTCAGAAAAGAAACGGTGATTCGTCTGCCCGATGACTGGCGCAGTGATCGGGTCGAGTTTGTCGTGGCGAATGCTCTGGCCCTGCCGTTTCGTCGAAAAACCTTTAACCTGTTCACCTCGCTCAATCTGGTCGACAAGGTCCCTTCACCCATGACCCATCTAGAAGAAATGAACCGGGTTACCCGCGACACCAATGCCCAGTTTATGCTCTCTGATCCATTTTCCTGGTCCACTGAGGCGGCCCCAAAAGATGCCTGGCTTGGTGGGAAGACTGAAGGGAATTTCGCAGGTAAGGGGCTGGCGAACGTGGCAACAATGCTTTGTAAGCAACAGGGCGCGCTCGCTCCCGCCTGGGAGGTGGCCGATCCGGGGCATGTTTGGTGGAAGATTCGCACGCATTCCAATCATTACGAGCTTATTCGCAGCTGTTTTGTCCATGCAAAACGTTAA
- a CDS encoding molybdopterin-dependent oxidoreductase, translated as MITDTVCRFCSSCCPVEAEVENNRLVGVRRKSFLDPEKRLSCAKLAAAAEIVYSPKRLLTPLIKKEDGSGFREADWEEALGLVAQKFQQHKKEHGAQSIGWLRGMAADWGAPWDYPNRLMNSFGSPNTIGNGSICFVARDFAHSYVYGSMAFPEAKGAKCIIVWGKNDGNTALGAAEGIHWAKEHGAHLVVIDPVQTALARKADTWLQIKPGHDGLLAMAMINEIISNELFDAEFVDNYCLGFAELKEVAAQYPAEQVAEQIWLEPGQIRDLARLYATTKPAAIVDGNGLDMHREVFDTTRAIAMLRALTGNLDKLGSDVLPQPVPARNIQLADRLPADAQSITSEFALFNNFSETWGNQVQGCVVDAILDEKPYPLKMVVVQSGNPLVTMADSDRTREAFSKLETLVVIDMFMTETAKLADVILPASSCFEKTQLNRSSIRNNPLFLQDAVIEPIGDSWPDWKIVFELGRRLGLEEEFPWKSAEEAIDYQLEPAGVSVADLRKNGKGLRIEELRYEKYRDQPFKTPSGKIELFSERLHAAGFSGVPFADGLGPDPISFASQKGEYPVLGVSGSRDIRFTNSQYRTIPSLLNGGAGAVVDIHPDDAQAQGVAEGDRIGIETPKGAIEMTARLSTTIRPGMVRLAWGWGDYDQKANLNSLTEDDIRGAVSGTSTSRSFMCRLRKL; from the coding sequence ATGATTACTGATACTGTCTGTCGATTCTGTTCTTCCTGCTGCCCGGTAGAGGCGGAGGTAGAAAACAACCGTCTTGTTGGTGTCCGGCGTAAATCTTTTCTTGATCCCGAAAAGCGACTCTCCTGTGCTAAACTAGCTGCCGCAGCCGAAATTGTCTACTCGCCCAAGCGCCTGCTTACCCCCCTTATAAAAAAGGAGGATGGTTCCGGATTTCGTGAGGCTGATTGGGAAGAGGCGTTGGGGCTCGTTGCCCAGAAATTTCAGCAGCATAAAAAAGAACATGGTGCGCAGTCCATAGGTTGGCTTCGGGGCATGGCTGCTGATTGGGGTGCCCCTTGGGATTATCCCAACCGTTTGATGAACAGTTTTGGCAGCCCCAATACCATTGGCAATGGGTCGATTTGTTTCGTGGCGCGGGATTTTGCCCATAGCTACGTCTATGGATCCATGGCCTTTCCCGAGGCTAAAGGGGCCAAATGTATCATCGTCTGGGGCAAAAATGATGGGAATACTGCTTTGGGGGCGGCCGAGGGGATCCACTGGGCCAAGGAGCACGGCGCCCATCTGGTGGTGATCGATCCGGTGCAGACGGCTCTGGCTCGTAAGGCGGATACCTGGTTGCAGATCAAGCCTGGCCACGACGGTCTCTTAGCCATGGCTATGATCAACGAAATTATCAGCAACGAACTCTTCGATGCAGAATTTGTTGACAACTATTGCCTGGGGTTTGCTGAACTCAAAGAGGTGGCGGCCCAGTATCCGGCCGAGCAGGTGGCCGAGCAGATTTGGCTGGAGCCTGGGCAGATTCGTGATCTGGCCCGTTTGTATGCGACCACCAAACCCGCGGCCATTGTCGATGGCAATGGTCTTGATATGCACCGCGAGGTTTTTGATACCACCCGGGCCATCGCCATGCTTCGGGCTCTGACGGGAAACCTGGATAAACTGGGCAGTGATGTCTTGCCCCAGCCGGTTCCGGCCCGCAATATTCAGCTTGCTGATCGCCTGCCAGCTGATGCGCAGTCCATAACCAGTGAGTTTGCCCTCTTTAACAACTTCTCTGAGACCTGGGGCAATCAGGTTCAGGGCTGTGTGGTCGATGCCATCCTCGACGAAAAACCGTATCCACTGAAGATGGTGGTGGTGCAATCGGGTAATCCCCTGGTGACCATGGCTGACTCGGACCGGACCCGCGAGGCTTTTTCCAAGCTGGAGACCCTGGTGGTGATTGATATGTTCATGACCGAGACCGCCAAGCTGGCTGATGTGATTCTGCCGGCCTCCAGCTGCTTTGAAAAGACCCAGCTCAATCGCTCTTCTATTCGCAATAATCCGCTTTTTCTGCAGGATGCGGTGATCGAGCCGATTGGCGATTCCTGGCCGGATTGGAAGATTGTTTTTGAGCTGGGGCGCCGTTTAGGACTGGAGGAGGAGTTCCCCTGGAAGAGCGCGGAAGAAGCGATCGATTATCAGCTGGAACCTGCAGGCGTCAGCGTGGCTGATCTTCGCAAAAATGGGAAAGGGCTGCGGATCGAGGAGCTACGCTATGAGAAATACCGGGATCAGCCGTTTAAAACACCCTCGGGAAAGATTGAGCTGTTTTCCGAACGCTTGCATGCCGCTGGATTCTCCGGGGTTCCTTTTGCAGACGGATTGGGACCTGATCCCATTAGTTTTGCAAGCCAAAAGGGGGAATACCCGGTGTTAGGTGTCAGCGGGAGCCGTGATATTCGTTTTACCAATTCCCAGTACCGGACAATCCCTTCGCTGTTGAACGGTGGTGCTGGCGCAGTCGTGGATATCCATCCAGATGATGCCCAGGCCCAGGGGGTTGCTGAGGGGGATCGCATTGGAATCGAAACCCCGAAAGGGGCTATCGAAATGACTGCTCGGCTGTCAACGACCATACGTCCAGGCATGGTTCGCCTTGCCTGGGGCTGGGGTGATTATGACCAAAAAGCGAATCTCAACAGTCTGACAGAGGATGATATTCGTGGCGCTGTCAGCGGCACTTCAACCAGTCGCAGCTTCATGTGCCGTTTGAGGAAGCTTTAG
- a CDS encoding CAP domain-containing protein — protein sequence MNIQTVQCLFVWLAFFVFLGLGNVQAQESQQELADKVYTWVNQQREGNSLSTLEVDSRLQTVARAHSQAMHKQNLVAATGPTFDSPEDRIKASGLTEVDTLVVVAKGASWEELVTQLGQEENLQVLLSPAMTHIGVGVTEDGENYWLTVQLVERRITFGTFTFTQTSSIPIRRSLEITGSSDQQKIKVVVIAPGASSTQVASEHVLTPDATGAFDEVLSLGSATGDFQFQFSCLRGDSYTLKHAFTLEVH from the coding sequence TTGAACATTCAAACAGTACAATGCCTTTTTGTATGGCTGGCTTTTTTTGTTTTTTTGGGGCTGGGGAATGTTCAGGCCCAGGAGTCGCAACAAGAGCTGGCTGACAAGGTCTATACCTGGGTGAATCAGCAGAGAGAGGGAAACTCTCTTTCTACCCTGGAGGTCGACTCTCGCCTGCAAACTGTTGCCAGGGCACACAGTCAGGCCATGCACAAACAAAATCTTGTTGCCGCCACGGGGCCGACGTTTGACTCTCCCGAGGACAGAATCAAAGCTTCAGGTCTTACAGAGGTAGATACTCTGGTTGTTGTCGCCAAGGGGGCAAGCTGGGAGGAGTTGGTCACTCAGCTGGGGCAGGAGGAAAACCTTCAGGTGTTACTTTCCCCTGCAATGACGCATATCGGTGTGGGGGTGACCGAAGACGGCGAAAACTATTGGCTGACTGTGCAGCTGGTTGAAAGAAGGATAACATTTGGTACCTTCACCTTTACGCAAACAAGCAGCATCCCAATCAGGCGCTCCCTAGAAATAACGGGAAGTTCGGACCAGCAAAAAATTAAGGTGGTGGTTATTGCGCCTGGGGCGTCTTCAACCCAAGTTGCCTCTGAACATGTTCTTACTCCAGATGCCACAGGTGCCTTTGACGAGGTGCTTTCTTTGGGAAGCGCAACGGGAGACTTTCAATTTCAATTCTCTTGTTTACGTGGTGATAGCTACACTTTAAAACACGCTTTTACCCTGGAGGTACATTGA
- a CDS encoding transglutaminase domain-containing protein: MARRIHLALLACLFLFFPELSQSSLYYFSGDMDAQFEVTHDYSVTVPSGILTLTLKVALPENYSLATNTQVASTPVITSSAAYSATDSVDVRGNHFKNITWNNPSQGALTVSVSYNAETYANWDAFITSDSFPFENSGLPDSVTLFLEPTDEVQSDNALLIAQAQTLTSGVTTQWEAVKNICGWVMQNITYSVEDSTDALATYNSRRGVCSNYSQLAIALLRAVGIPARLAEGVAISRPYTLPTANGGYVQVSWGQGPHGWIEVYYPSLGWVPYEPQRDFHHIDTYRVLTGIGLDISEGLGGWSYTYTPPLTSSLAISSSLNVNTLNDTINLSYVDVSDDIEKLSLSTPVTFAQSFTIVASAGVGGTLVPAGEISVPSGTSQSFSITPDQGYSLAEVLVDGSSQGAILSYTFDDVVSDHTIAATFFVDTDGDNLPDSWEMQIVNADENDALTEPGNVLPGDDFDGDGVSNLNEYQAGTDPTTKPIVSPARTLPWLMLLLENE, translated from the coding sequence ATGGCAAGAAGGATACATCTGGCCTTGCTGGCCTGCCTGTTTTTATTTTTTCCGGAACTTTCACAGAGTTCACTGTATTATTTTTCGGGAGATATGGATGCGCAGTTTGAAGTCACGCATGACTACAGCGTCACTGTTCCCAGTGGTATCCTCACTTTGACCCTTAAAGTGGCCCTGCCTGAAAACTACTCGTTAGCGACAAATACCCAGGTTGCGAGTACTCCCGTCATAACATCCTCAGCAGCATACAGTGCAACCGATTCTGTCGACGTCCGCGGTAATCATTTTAAAAACATTACCTGGAACAATCCTTCCCAAGGAGCTCTTACGGTTTCAGTTAGCTATAACGCAGAGACATATGCTAACTGGGATGCCTTTATCACCAGTGATTCTTTTCCCTTTGAAAATTCAGGGCTTCCAGACTCAGTCACCCTCTTTCTTGAGCCAACCGATGAGGTGCAGTCTGATAATGCTTTGCTCATTGCTCAAGCTCAAACCCTCACCAGTGGAGTGACCACCCAGTGGGAGGCAGTGAAAAATATCTGTGGCTGGGTGATGCAGAATATTACCTATTCGGTCGAAGACTCTACCGATGCCCTTGCAACCTACAATAGCAGACGAGGTGTCTGTTCTAATTATTCACAGCTGGCCATTGCCTTATTACGCGCTGTCGGTATTCCCGCCCGGCTTGCTGAAGGAGTTGCAATATCAAGGCCGTATACACTTCCCACTGCAAATGGCGGGTATGTCCAAGTTTCCTGGGGGCAAGGGCCACATGGATGGATAGAGGTGTATTATCCCTCTTTAGGGTGGGTTCCCTACGAGCCGCAGAGAGATTTTCATCATATAGATACCTACAGGGTCTTGACCGGGATCGGCCTGGATATTTCAGAAGGTTTGGGGGGATGGAGCTATACCTATACTCCCCCTTTGACTAGCTCTCTTGCCATATCCTCCTCTTTGAACGTGAATACGCTTAATGACACGATTAATCTGAGTTATGTTGATGTCTCTGATGACATAGAGAAGTTGTCGCTGAGCACTCCGGTTACCTTTGCTCAGTCGTTTACAATTGTTGCTTCGGCAGGAGTCGGAGGAACGCTTGTTCCTGCAGGGGAGATAAGCGTCCCTTCTGGAACAAGTCAAAGTTTCAGCATTACACCTGATCAGGGCTATTCTTTGGCTGAGGTCTTGGTTGATGGGAGCTCTCAGGGAGCAATTCTCTCCTACACCTTTGATGATGTGGTCTCCGATCATACGATAGCGGCCACTTTTTTTGTTGATACAGATGGAGACAACCTGCCCGACTCCTGGGAAATGCAGATAGTTAACGCGGATGAAAACGATGCGTTGACAGAACCAGGAAATGTTTTACCCGGCGATGATTTTGATGGAGATGGCGTGAGTAACCTCAATGAATATCAAGCGGGGACTGATCCTACTACCAAGCCAATCGTTTCTCCAGCGCGTACTCTGCCCTGGCTCATGTTGCTTTTGGAAAATGAGTGA
- a CDS encoding tetratricopeptide repeat protein: MTHNAGFLHGQRHFLRGEYGQSIMGFGKALESGMDPNKVHLPLGLAYFKNSDFAEATTEFTKALEHDPKNDSLLLLRGMARFNRGELRTALEDLTVAKRINPRRSETLVARSLLFKALMRKEDAENDMKAALSLGGVETELFMREYCLSPSLQNLAMSLFDTYKAPWGAALAGAESKLTH, encoded by the coding sequence ATGACGCACAATGCAGGATTCCTTCATGGACAGCGTCATTTTCTTCGCGGTGAATATGGCCAAAGCATTATGGGATTTGGTAAAGCGCTGGAGTCAGGCATGGACCCGAATAAAGTGCACCTCCCCCTTGGCCTCGCCTATTTCAAAAACAGTGACTTTGCCGAGGCTACAACCGAGTTCACCAAGGCATTGGAACATGATCCTAAAAACGACTCTCTTCTTTTACTTCGGGGGATGGCGCGGTTTAACCGGGGTGAGTTACGTACAGCCCTGGAAGATCTCACCGTGGCCAAACGTATTAATCCCAGACGCAGCGAAACCCTAGTTGCGCGAAGCTTGCTATTTAAGGCGCTGATGCGAAAAGAAGATGCCGAAAATGATATGAAAGCGGCGTTGAGTCTGGGTGGTGTGGAGACGGAGCTTTTTATGCGAGAGTACTGCCTGTCCCCATCTCTGCAAAACCTGGCTATGTCACTTTTTGACACCTATAAGGCCCCGTGGGGAGCTGCGCTTGCGGGCGCGGAATCAAAGCTCACCCATTAA
- a CDS encoding radical SAM/SPASM family putative metalloenzyme maturase, which produces MKKAALSPSVPRKLYLETTTRCNLRCKMCMKYAQGSCIEEGDFDLSLFHRLLPSLAQVDFLVLNGIGEPLLHPQLATMIDLARKSMPADGIIGFQSNGLLFTHKKSAALVAAGLDTVCFSVDSLQTSEGGEHQATPVERAMRSLQQAASTHDRSISLGIEIVLRENNLQQLPQIIDWAHDRGVDYIIASHLFAYDGQMAEESLFSPNSEEATALFAKWSQKAKDNGLNFASIPGIRLRFNRSDEDRHLLHLGASMQLEAREKDIKLHFDNLLKQREHRHPELAQLWAEARQRAEERGIRLSLPPLQAPSSDERSCPFMEEQAVFIATNGDVMPCHFLWHTYSCMVNQSAVHIQSRPFGHLSTQSLTEIWEDPRYTTFRQEASGSDYAPCWSCSSGPCPDLVNPNMLDIHDCYGNHVPCGHCMWSIGWTRCL; this is translated from the coding sequence GTGAAAAAAGCCGCCCTCTCGCCGTCCGTCCCCCGCAAGCTTTACCTGGAAACCACGACTCGCTGCAATCTTCGCTGCAAGATGTGTATGAAGTATGCTCAGGGAAGTTGTATTGAAGAAGGAGATTTTGATCTCAGCTTGTTCCATCGCCTCCTTCCCTCTCTTGCCCAGGTTGATTTTTTGGTTCTCAATGGTATTGGCGAGCCTCTGCTTCATCCACAGTTAGCAACAATGATCGATCTCGCCAGAAAATCGATGCCAGCTGATGGGATCATTGGTTTTCAGAGCAACGGACTTTTGTTTACCCACAAAAAATCTGCGGCATTGGTGGCGGCGGGGTTGGATACGGTCTGTTTTTCTGTGGACAGCCTGCAAACATCAGAGGGGGGAGAACATCAGGCCACTCCAGTAGAGCGGGCCATGCGTTCTCTGCAGCAAGCTGCCAGCACTCATGACCGCTCCATCAGCCTGGGCATAGAGATCGTACTGCGGGAGAATAACCTCCAACAACTGCCCCAAATTATCGATTGGGCGCACGATCGTGGAGTTGACTACATCATCGCCAGCCACCTCTTTGCTTATGACGGGCAGATGGCCGAAGAATCGCTCTTTTCACCAAATTCAGAAGAGGCGACAGCCCTCTTTGCAAAATGGTCTCAAAAGGCTAAAGACAACGGTTTGAACTTCGCTTCTATCCCCGGAATTCGCCTGCGCTTTAATCGCAGCGACGAAGACCGCCACCTCCTGCACCTTGGCGCCAGTATGCAGTTAGAAGCGCGAGAAAAAGACATCAAGCTCCATTTTGACAATCTGCTGAAGCAAAGGGAGCATAGACACCCTGAACTTGCGCAGCTTTGGGCAGAAGCCCGGCAACGTGCAGAAGAGCGAGGGATCCGCTTAAGCCTGCCGCCTCTTCAGGCGCCCAGCAGTGATGAACGCTCCTGCCCTTTTATGGAAGAGCAGGCAGTCTTCATTGCCACCAACGGCGATGTCATGCCCTGCCACTTTCTCTGGCATACTTACAGCTGTATGGTCAACCAGAGTGCGGTACACATTCAATCCCGCCCTTTTGGTCATCTCTCCACCCAATCACTTACCGAAATCTGGGAAGATCCCCGCTACACCACCTTTCGCCAGGAGGCATCCGGTTCTGACTATGCCCCCTGCTGGTCCTGTTCATCCGGCCCCTGCCCGGATCTGGTTAATCCCAATATGCTCGACATCCACGACTGCTATGGCAATCACGTCCCCTGCGGCCATTGCATGTGGAGTATAGGGTGGACCCGTTGTCTCTAA
- a CDS encoding thioredoxin family protein: MLIKVCGPGCASCEKAQQIVEAAVAAKGVGAAIEKVKDFQEMAMMGVFSTPAVVINGEVKCLGRVPKQDEVEQWLE; encoded by the coding sequence ATGCTTATCAAAGTATGCGGACCTGGCTGTGCGTCCTGTGAAAAAGCCCAGCAGATTGTTGAAGCGGCAGTCGCAGCAAAAGGAGTGGGAGCGGCTATTGAAAAAGTCAAAGATTTTCAAGAAATGGCAATGATGGGAGTTTTTTCTACACCCGCGGTGGTAATCAACGGTGAGGTCAAATGCCTGGGGCGGGTGCCAAAACAGGATGAAGTTGAACAGTGGCTCGAGTAA